Proteins encoded together in one Terriglobales bacterium window:
- a CDS encoding nitroreductase family protein — translation MSSSALAYRLDPWYVSELDYPSKGSPKEKLKFMLHWAVLAPSSHNSQPWLFSLMEDAAELYADRQRSLPQADPEDRELILSCGAALFLLRVTLHHFTYSGEVDCFPEPHDQNLLARVRLGGREVPSPENEELFHAIDKRRTNRQRFERWTVAAALVARLEEAATAEGAWFRPVRDQQERDAVAALVAEGDRRQMADHAFRQELASWMRSNLSGSRDGIPGYGLGLGDLAAYAGPLLVRTFDMGERRAARDHEIAEGSPLLAVLATDYDRPADWLAAGQALGRVLLRARADGVSASYLNQPIEVAELRPKLRDALGLAGFPQLLLRLGYGHDPKPTPRRPLEEVLI, via the coding sequence ATCGCCTCGATCCCTGGTATGTCTCGGAACTGGACTACCCCAGCAAGGGCAGCCCCAAGGAAAAGCTGAAGTTCATGCTGCACTGGGCGGTGCTGGCGCCCTCCAGCCACAATAGCCAACCCTGGCTCTTCAGCCTGATGGAGGACGCAGCCGAACTCTACGCCGACCGCCAGCGCTCGCTGCCCCAGGCCGATCCCGAAGACCGCGAGCTGATCCTGAGCTGCGGCGCGGCGCTGTTCCTGCTGCGCGTCACCCTGCACCACTTCACCTACAGCGGCGAGGTGGATTGCTTTCCCGAGCCTCACGACCAGAACCTGCTGGCGCGCGTCCGGCTGGGCGGCCGGGAGGTGCCCTCGCCGGAGAACGAGGAGCTCTTCCACGCCATCGACAAGCGGCGCACCAACCGCCAGCGCTTCGAACGCTGGACGGTGGCGGCGGCGCTGGTGGCGCGGCTGGAGGAGGCGGCCACGGCCGAGGGCGCATGGTTCCGTCCCGTGCGCGACCAGCAGGAGCGCGACGCGGTGGCTGCCCTGGTGGCCGAAGGCGACCGCCGGCAGATGGCCGACCACGCCTTCCGCCAGGAACTGGCCTCCTGGATGCGTTCCAACCTGAGCGGCAGCCGCGATGGCATCCCCGGCTACGGACTGGGCCTGGGCGACCTGGCTGCCTATGCCGGGCCGCTGCTGGTGCGCACCTTCGATATGGGGGAGCGGCGGGCCGCCCGTGACCACGAGATCGCCGAGGGCTCGCCCTTGCTGGCGGTGCTGGCCACCGACTACGACCGTCCCGCCGACTGGCTGGCGGCAGGGCAGGCGCTGGGGCGGGTGCTGCTGCGGGCGCGCGCCGACGGCGTCTCGGCGTCGTACCTGAACCAGCCCATCGAGGTGGCGGAACTCCGCCCCAAGCTGCGCGACGCCCTGGGTCTTGCCGGCTTCCCGCAACTGCTGCTGCGCCTGGGCTACGGCCATGATCCTAAGCCCACGCCCCGGCGGCCGCTCGAGGAAGTGCTGATCTAG